From Amycolatopsis sp. cg9, one genomic window encodes:
- a CDS encoding class I SAM-dependent methyltransferase, whose amino-acid sequence MSQRRADGSAGDADYGAIGGVYTDYRKPDPRIGQYLLDALGDARTVLNVGAGAGAYEPEDREVTAVEPSASMRAQRPAGLPPAVDAVAEKLPFPDRAFEGAMSTFSVHQWNDLWAGLKEVRRVTRGPVAILTCDPALLRRFWLLDYAPEVIETEARRYPSIDDIADGLGGHTSIVGVPIPGDCTDGFNEAYYARPERLLDPGARLSCSAWSFVDDRVHHRFAAELQHDLDDGTWDRRYGKLREQPTFDGSLVLVVSDPTA is encoded by the coding sequence ATGAGCCAGCGACGTGCTGACGGCAGCGCCGGGGACGCGGATTACGGCGCGATCGGTGGCGTGTACACCGATTACCGCAAGCCGGATCCGCGCATCGGCCAGTACCTCCTCGACGCGCTGGGCGACGCGCGGACGGTGCTCAACGTCGGCGCGGGCGCCGGGGCGTACGAGCCGGAGGACCGGGAAGTGACCGCGGTCGAGCCGTCGGCGTCGATGCGCGCGCAGCGGCCGGCGGGCCTGCCGCCCGCGGTGGACGCCGTCGCCGAGAAGCTGCCGTTCCCGGACCGCGCGTTCGAGGGCGCGATGAGCACGTTCAGCGTGCACCAGTGGAACGACCTCTGGGCGGGGCTGAAGGAGGTGCGCCGCGTGACCCGCGGCCCGGTCGCCATCCTGACCTGCGACCCGGCCCTGCTGCGGCGGTTCTGGCTGCTCGACTACGCGCCCGAGGTGATCGAGACCGAAGCCCGGCGCTACCCGTCGATCGACGACATCGCCGACGGGCTGGGCGGGCACACGTCGATCGTCGGCGTGCCCATCCCGGGCGACTGCACCGACGGCTTCAACGAGGCCTACTACGCGAGGCCCGAACGGCTGCTGGACCCGGGCGCGCGGCTGTCGTGCTCGGCGTGGAGCTTCGTCGACGACCGCGTCCACCACCGCTTCGCCGCGGAGCTGCAGCACGACCTCGACGACGGCACGTGGGACCGCCGCTACGGCAAGCTTCGCGAGCAGCCGACGTTCGACGGCTCGCTGGTGCTCGTCGTCTCGGACCCGACGGCGTGA
- a CDS encoding discoidin domain-containing protein, with product MSLSSVFSAPKKARYGASAAAVIAAAGLTIAAAPAESTALAAGRGATVPFLEQEAETAATNGSVIGPNRAAGTLAGEASGRKAVTLSGQGQYVEFTLTAPANSIDFRYSVPDSANGTISLYVGGTHNRDIALTSKWAWYYGSYPFTNNPGDGHAHHFYDETRALLGTSYPAGTKIKLQVDAGDVTPATIDLADFEQVGAAATRPANSVSVTDYGATAGDTSDDAAAFDSAVAAAKSQGKEVWIPAGTFTLGHHITVDQVTIRGAGPWYSVLTGPRAGIFGKGEPASCGTSTYPGNPAVPGTSSAVKLYDFAIIGQVDARVDCDQSNAIGGALGGGSVVQNLWLQHTKVGLWLDGPFDGLTVSGNRILDQTADGLNLHQGISNVTVTNNFLRNTGDDGLAMWSEHDADHHNTFSSNTVLLPILANNIAIYGGHDNTVSDNVVADNQDQGGGLHIANRFSAVPLSGTTTVARNTAIRTGVLDSNWQFGVGALWFDGRDSAITGRVDVTDLDLQDNNYEAIQFIDGATTDVHFTNVRISGAGTFAWQIQAKPTGSVKNVVATGVGRAGVYNCMGPDAMAGLADQGGNSGWATTFCGSWPTPVYGSDNGGPTTPPPTTTTPPATTTTPTQPGGNLALHKSVTASGSQGGFPPANAVDGDANSYWESANNAFPQTLTVDFGATVSVSRLVLKLPPSSAWGTRTQTIAVDGVKAAAGYTFNPASGNTATITFPATSARTLRLTFTGNTGWPAGQLSELEAYAS from the coding sequence ATGTCCCTCAGCTCTGTCTTCAGCGCGCCCAAAAAGGCTCGGTACGGCGCATCAGCCGCCGCCGTGATCGCCGCCGCCGGGCTCACGATCGCCGCCGCCCCCGCGGAAAGCACGGCGCTCGCGGCCGGTCGCGGTGCCACCGTTCCCTTCCTGGAACAGGAAGCCGAAACCGCCGCGACGAACGGTTCGGTCATCGGCCCGAACCGCGCCGCCGGCACGCTCGCCGGCGAAGCGTCCGGCCGGAAGGCGGTGACGCTCTCCGGCCAGGGCCAGTACGTCGAATTCACGCTCACCGCACCGGCCAACTCGATCGATTTCCGGTACAGCGTCCCGGATTCCGCGAACGGGACGATCTCGCTCTACGTCGGCGGCACCCACAACCGGGACATCGCGCTGACGTCGAAGTGGGCCTGGTACTACGGCTCCTACCCGTTCACCAACAACCCGGGTGACGGGCACGCGCACCACTTCTACGACGAGACCCGCGCGCTGCTCGGCACGTCGTACCCGGCCGGCACCAAGATCAAGCTGCAGGTCGACGCGGGCGACGTCACGCCGGCGACGATCGACCTGGCCGACTTCGAGCAGGTCGGCGCCGCCGCCACGCGGCCGGCGAACTCGGTGTCGGTCACCGACTACGGCGCCACCGCGGGCGACACGAGCGACGACGCCGCCGCGTTCGACTCCGCCGTGGCGGCCGCGAAGAGCCAGGGCAAGGAAGTCTGGATCCCGGCCGGCACCTTCACCCTCGGCCACCACATCACCGTCGACCAGGTGACGATCCGCGGCGCCGGACCGTGGTACTCGGTGCTCACCGGCCCGCGCGCCGGGATCTTCGGCAAGGGCGAACCGGCCAGCTGCGGCACGTCGACCTACCCCGGCAACCCGGCCGTGCCCGGCACGAGCAGCGCCGTGAAGCTCTACGACTTCGCGATCATCGGCCAGGTCGACGCCCGCGTCGACTGCGACCAGTCCAACGCCATCGGCGGCGCGCTGGGCGGCGGCTCGGTCGTGCAGAACCTGTGGCTGCAGCACACGAAGGTCGGGCTGTGGCTCGACGGGCCGTTCGACGGGCTCACCGTGTCCGGCAACCGCATCCTCGACCAGACCGCCGACGGGCTGAACCTGCACCAGGGCATCAGCAACGTCACCGTGACGAACAACTTCCTGCGCAACACCGGCGACGACGGCCTCGCGATGTGGTCCGAGCACGACGCCGACCACCACAACACGTTCTCCTCCAACACCGTGCTGCTGCCGATCCTCGCCAACAACATCGCGATCTACGGCGGGCACGACAACACCGTGTCCGACAACGTCGTGGCGGACAACCAGGACCAGGGCGGCGGCCTCCACATCGCCAACCGGTTCAGCGCGGTGCCGCTGTCGGGCACGACGACGGTCGCGCGCAACACCGCGATCCGCACCGGCGTGCTCGACTCGAACTGGCAGTTCGGCGTCGGCGCGCTGTGGTTCGACGGCCGCGACTCGGCCATCACCGGCCGCGTCGACGTCACCGACCTCGACCTGCAGGACAACAACTACGAAGCCATCCAGTTCATCGACGGCGCGACCACGGACGTGCACTTCACGAACGTCCGGATCAGCGGCGCCGGCACGTTCGCCTGGCAGATCCAGGCCAAGCCGACGGGGTCGGTGAAGAACGTCGTCGCGACCGGCGTCGGGCGGGCCGGGGTCTACAACTGCATGGGCCCGGACGCGATGGCGGGCCTGGCCGACCAGGGCGGCAACTCCGGCTGGGCGACGACGTTCTGCGGTTCGTGGCCGACGCCGGTGTACGGCTCGGACAACGGCGGCCCGACCACCCCGCCGCCGACCACCACGACCCCGCCGGCCACCACCACGACGCCCACCCAGCCGGGCGGGAACCTGGCGCTGCACAAGAGCGTCACCGCTTCCGGCTCGCAGGGCGGCTTCCCGCCGGCCAACGCCGTCGACGGCGACGCGAACTCGTACTGGGAGAGCGCGAACAACGCGTTCCCGCAGACGCTGACCGTCGACTTCGGCGCCACCGTCAGCGTTTCGCGGCTGGTGCTGAAGCTGCCGCCGTCGTCGGCGTGGGGCACGCGCACGCAGACGATCGCCGTCGACGGTGTCAAGGCCGCGGCGGGTTACACGTTCAATCCCGCGTCGGGGAACACCGCGACCATCACCTTCCCCGCGACCTCGGCGCGCACGCTGCGGCTCACCTTCACCGGCAACACCGGCTGGCCCGCCGGGCAGCTGTCCGAACTCGAAGCCTACGCATCCTGA
- a CDS encoding discoidin domain-containing protein, whose protein sequence is MTMSRIPALLAAALAASGLVVLSGATPAAAATCPATASGGASVPFRTVEAECSATNGSAIGPDFTQGSVASEASGRQAVRITTGQYVEFTLPAAANAINVHYNLPDGASGRLSVSVNGSTLALPVTSRYTYVDTGFITGSKTHHFFDDARLLLGQNLAAGAKVRVQANSGDVGQATIDLADFEQVGGAGSKPANALSVTDYGATADDSSDDTQAFRNALSAARSQGREVWVPAGRFEIGSALQIDQTTVRGAGQWYTVLHGNNIFNNGSASGNIKLYDFAVFGDVTERNDGSPDNAFHGVLGAGSVVSGLWIQDTKCGLWLMNGASSNLTIENNRILDTQADGVNFDGAVTNSTLRNNYLRNNGDDGLALWSNGQADSGNSLVNNTVVQPNLANGIALYGGSNNTVSGNLVQDTNALGGGYLVANRFNSVPLGGTVTLSNNTALRAGALDPNWQFGVGALWFDARDQAITGVTIRVTGFTAIQSPYEAIQFIDGNGQGKQIQGITIDGVSVQGVGTFVAQSQTQGSVSISNLSASGVGVTGTYNCPYPASIPKMTFGGSGNSGWTGTWSDCSTWPAPNSGPPQPPQSGTNIAKGKAISASASQGGFPPSNANDGNADTYWESANNAFPQTLTVDLGAASSINKVTLKLPPSSAWGARTETVTISGSTDGGSYTTLVGSRGYAFDPASGNTASASFTATSQRFVRLTFTGNTGWPAGQVAEFEVAAA, encoded by the coding sequence ATGACGATGTCCCGCATCCCGGCTCTGCTCGCCGCCGCACTCGCCGCGTCCGGCCTGGTCGTGCTCTCCGGCGCCACCCCGGCCGCGGCCGCCACCTGCCCGGCGACCGCTTCCGGCGGCGCGAGCGTGCCCTTCCGGACCGTCGAGGCCGAGTGCTCGGCGACGAACGGTTCGGCGATCGGCCCCGACTTCACCCAAGGCAGCGTCGCTTCGGAGGCATCCGGGCGGCAGGCCGTGCGGATCACCACCGGCCAGTACGTCGAGTTCACGCTGCCCGCGGCGGCGAACGCGATCAACGTCCACTACAACCTGCCCGACGGCGCCTCCGGCCGGCTCTCGGTGTCCGTCAACGGGTCCACGCTCGCGCTGCCGGTGACCTCGCGCTACACCTACGTGGACACCGGCTTCATCACGGGCTCGAAGACGCACCACTTCTTCGACGACGCGCGGCTGCTGCTCGGGCAGAACCTGGCGGCGGGCGCGAAGGTCCGGGTGCAGGCGAACTCCGGTGACGTCGGGCAGGCGACCATCGACCTCGCCGACTTCGAGCAGGTCGGCGGCGCGGGCTCGAAGCCGGCCAACGCGCTTTCGGTGACCGACTACGGCGCCACGGCCGACGACTCCTCGGACGACACGCAGGCGTTCCGCAACGCGCTTTCGGCGGCGCGGTCGCAGGGTCGCGAGGTCTGGGTCCCGGCCGGGCGGTTCGAGATCGGGTCCGCCCTGCAGATCGACCAGACCACCGTCCGCGGCGCGGGTCAGTGGTACACCGTGTTGCACGGCAACAACATCTTCAACAACGGCAGCGCGTCCGGCAACATCAAACTGTACGACTTCGCGGTCTTCGGCGACGTGACCGAGCGCAACGACGGCAGCCCGGACAACGCGTTCCACGGCGTCCTCGGGGCCGGCTCGGTCGTCAGCGGCCTGTGGATCCAGGACACCAAGTGCGGGCTGTGGCTGATGAACGGCGCGTCCTCGAACCTCACCATCGAGAACAACCGCATCCTCGACACCCAGGCCGACGGCGTGAACTTCGACGGCGCCGTCACGAACTCGACGCTGCGCAACAACTACCTGCGCAACAACGGCGACGACGGCCTCGCGCTGTGGTCCAACGGCCAGGCCGACTCGGGCAACTCGCTGGTGAACAACACGGTCGTGCAGCCGAACCTGGCCAACGGCATCGCGCTGTACGGCGGCTCGAACAACACGGTGAGCGGCAACCTCGTCCAGGACACCAACGCGCTCGGCGGCGGGTACCTGGTGGCGAACCGGTTCAACTCGGTGCCGCTCGGCGGCACGGTGACGCTGTCGAACAACACCGCGCTGCGGGCCGGGGCGCTCGACCCGAACTGGCAGTTCGGCGTCGGCGCGCTGTGGTTCGACGCGCGTGACCAGGCGATCACCGGCGTGACCATCCGGGTCACCGGGTTCACCGCGATCCAGAGCCCGTACGAGGCGATCCAGTTCATCGACGGCAACGGGCAGGGCAAGCAGATCCAGGGCATCACGATCGACGGCGTCTCGGTGCAGGGCGTGGGCACGTTCGTGGCGCAGTCGCAGACGCAGGGGTCGGTGTCGATCAGCAACCTCAGCGCGTCCGGCGTCGGCGTGACCGGGACCTACAACTGCCCCTACCCTGCGTCGATCCCGAAGATGACGTTCGGCGGGTCCGGCAACAGCGGCTGGACCGGCACCTGGAGCGACTGCTCGACGTGGCCCGCGCCGAATTCGGGCCCGCCGCAGCCGCCGCAGTCCGGCACGAACATCGCGAAGGGCAAGGCGATCAGCGCGTCGGCGTCGCAGGGCGGCTTCCCGCCGTCGAACGCAAACGACGGCAACGCCGACACGTACTGGGAGAGCGCGAACAACGCGTTCCCGCAGACGCTGACGGTGGACCTCGGCGCGGCTTCGTCGATCAACAAGGTCACGCTGAAACTGCCGCCGTCGTCGGCGTGGGGCGCGCGGACCGAGACGGTGACGATCTCCGGCAGCACCGACGGCGGCTCGTACACGACGCTGGTGGGTTCGCGCGGCTACGCGTTCGACCCGGCTTCCGGCAACACGGCGTCGGCCTCGTTCACGGCGACGTCCCAGCGCTTCGTGCGGCTGACGTTCACCGGCAACACCGGCTGGCCGGCCGGGCAGGTGGCCGAGTTCGAGGTGGCGGCCGCCTAG
- a CDS encoding winged helix-turn-helix domain-containing protein, translating to MPRLLLVEDDRALAEALSLALRALGHDVVHAPTGEHALTALADAEFVLLDVMLPGVDGFEVCRRIRARSRLPIVLLTARGDPIDVVAGLECGADDYVVKPAEPRVLDARIKAIGRRACAAAVGDGVLRVGGLEIDPAAMSVTRDGEELALTATEIRLLVEFGEHPDQVLSRQVLLKRVWDYGYVGDSRIVDAAVARLRAKVEDDPANPVLLRTVRGLGYRLVTK from the coding sequence GTGCCGCGTTTGCTGCTCGTCGAAGACGACCGAGCCCTGGCCGAAGCACTTTCGCTGGCCTTGCGCGCGCTGGGCCACGACGTCGTCCACGCCCCCACCGGCGAACACGCGCTCACCGCGCTGGCCGACGCCGAGTTCGTCCTCCTCGACGTCATGCTGCCCGGCGTGGACGGGTTCGAGGTCTGCCGCCGCATCCGGGCCCGCAGCCGGCTGCCGATCGTGCTGCTGACCGCGCGCGGCGACCCGATCGACGTCGTCGCCGGGCTCGAATGCGGCGCCGACGACTACGTGGTGAAGCCGGCGGAACCGCGCGTGCTGGACGCGCGGATCAAGGCGATCGGCCGCCGGGCGTGCGCGGCCGCCGTGGGGGACGGCGTGCTGCGCGTCGGCGGGCTGGAGATCGATCCCGCCGCGATGAGCGTCACCCGGGACGGCGAGGAACTGGCGCTGACCGCCACCGAGATCCGGCTCCTCGTCGAGTTCGGTGAGCACCCCGACCAGGTCCTGAGCCGGCAGGTGCTGCTCAAGCGCGTCTGGGACTACGGCTACGTCGGCGACTCGCGGATCGTCGACGCGGCCGTCGCCCGGCTGCGGGCCAAGGTCGAGGACGACCCCGCCAACCCGGTGCTGCTGCGCACGGTCCGCGGGCTCGGCTACCGGCTGGTGACGAAGTGA
- a CDS encoding ATP-binding protein gives MRLPAVSLRTRIVAAIVGVTTTATAVMAYSAYQVQADEALGRFAVSAVANAAADRQLLQEFSKVGTDGWLDRIRIGLDPDWAVVTERPGGPLEVVRTADGPIPVPDKLAMLGPVRAGLFEQRGPERFGTAYARVPGTGRKVFVVNANLPVPGYHLVQFFDFSRFDDDLTGLRWQLVRTALVVSVLGAGAALLIGRRIRRPIKALSAAADELGAGALGTRVPVTGRDEVAALAESFNAMAARLGASIDELHAKDRQQRRFVADVAHDLRTPLASMIATVDTLDHAEPATRTRAAEILGTQARRLAKLVEDLLEIARFDAGKADLRVAPVDLADLVADAAEVTGVEAVVTTAGDVTVVADPRRVHTVVANLLGNAVRHGAAPVTVTLDGTGEDVVVRVADAGPGVPADLLPVVFDRFTRGDHARQATGGSGLGLAIARENVLAHSGSLTAHNDGGAVFTVRLPRGS, from the coding sequence GTGAGGCTCCCCGCCGTCAGCCTCCGGACCCGGATCGTCGCCGCGATCGTCGGGGTGACCACCACGGCGACGGCGGTCATGGCGTACTCGGCGTACCAGGTGCAGGCGGACGAGGCACTGGGCCGGTTCGCCGTCTCGGCCGTGGCCAACGCGGCCGCCGACCGGCAGCTGCTCCAGGAGTTCTCGAAGGTCGGCACCGACGGGTGGCTCGACCGCATCCGGATCGGCCTCGACCCCGACTGGGCGGTGGTGACCGAGCGGCCCGGCGGCCCGCTCGAAGTCGTGCGGACCGCCGACGGGCCCATCCCGGTGCCGGACAAGCTCGCGATGCTGGGGCCCGTGCGGGCGGGCCTGTTCGAACAGCGGGGGCCCGAGCGGTTCGGGACCGCCTACGCGCGGGTGCCGGGAACCGGCCGGAAGGTGTTCGTGGTCAACGCGAACCTGCCCGTCCCCGGCTACCACCTCGTGCAGTTCTTCGACTTCAGCCGGTTCGACGACGACCTGACCGGACTGCGCTGGCAGCTCGTCCGCACCGCGCTCGTGGTCAGCGTGCTCGGAGCCGGCGCCGCGCTGCTGATCGGACGGCGGATCCGGCGTCCGATCAAGGCGTTGTCCGCGGCGGCGGACGAACTCGGCGCGGGCGCGCTGGGAACGCGGGTGCCGGTCACGGGCCGGGACGAAGTCGCCGCGCTCGCCGAGTCGTTCAACGCGATGGCCGCGCGGCTCGGCGCGTCGATCGACGAGCTGCACGCGAAGGACCGGCAGCAGCGGCGGTTCGTCGCCGACGTCGCCCACGACCTGCGCACGCCGCTCGCTTCGATGATCGCCACGGTCGACACCCTCGACCACGCCGAGCCGGCCACCCGCACCCGCGCCGCCGAAATCCTCGGCACGCAGGCCCGGCGGCTCGCGAAGCTCGTCGAAGACCTGCTCGAGATCGCGCGGTTCGACGCCGGGAAGGCCGACCTGCGGGTGGCGCCGGTCGACCTCGCCGACCTGGTCGCCGATGCCGCCGAGGTCACCGGCGTCGAAGCCGTCGTGACAACCGCCGGTGACGTCACCGTCGTCGCCGATCCGCGGCGGGTGCACACCGTGGTCGCGAACCTGCTGGGCAACGCCGTCCGGCACGGTGCCGCGCCGGTCACGGTCACCCTCGACGGCACCGGTGAGGACGTCGTCGTGCGCGTCGCCGACGCCGGTCCGGGGGTGCCGGCGGACCTGCTGCCGGTGGTGTTCGACCGGTTCACCCGCGGCGACCACGCGCGTCAGGCGACCGGGGGCAGCGGGCTCGGGCTGGCGATCGCGCGGGAGAACGTGCTGGCGCACAGCGGCTCGCTCACCGCGCACAACGACGGTGGCGCCGTGTTCACCGTGCGGCTGCCCAGGGGGAGCTGA
- a CDS encoding LacI family DNA-binding transcriptional regulator: MTRRLAEVARQVGVSEATVSRVLNGRSGVSASTRAAVLTALDVMGYERPTQLRGERARLVGLVLPELQNPIFPALAEIMGNALAQQGFTPVLCTRTAGGVSEAEYVELLLQQQVSGVVFAGGLYAQADAVHSHYHHLVERRLPTVLINAAVEHLGLPQVSCDDAVAVEQVVGHLSSLGHEKIGLVLGPSDHVPSQRKLAAFQSYAAKLGLPVLDELVEHGMFSIEGGHAAAARLYPRGATAVLCASDLLALGAVRAARRQGLSVPEDVSVVGYDDSALMNCTDPPLTTTRQPIEAMGRAVVELLVKRINGGEVAAEELLFAPELVVRGSTARRTA, translated from the coding sequence ATGACGCGTCGTCTTGCCGAAGTCGCCCGCCAGGTCGGGGTCAGCGAAGCCACGGTCAGCCGGGTGCTCAACGGCCGGTCCGGGGTGTCCGCCAGCACCCGCGCCGCCGTGCTCACCGCGCTGGACGTGATGGGGTACGAGCGGCCCACCCAGCTGCGCGGCGAACGCGCCCGCCTGGTCGGGCTGGTGCTGCCCGAGCTGCAGAACCCGATCTTCCCGGCGCTGGCCGAGATCATGGGCAACGCGCTCGCCCAGCAGGGGTTCACGCCGGTGCTCTGCACGCGGACCGCGGGCGGGGTGTCCGAGGCGGAGTACGTCGAGCTGCTCCTGCAGCAGCAGGTGTCGGGCGTGGTCTTCGCCGGCGGGCTGTACGCGCAGGCGGACGCCGTCCACTCGCACTACCACCACCTCGTCGAGCGCCGCCTCCCGACGGTGCTGATCAACGCGGCCGTCGAGCACCTCGGCCTGCCGCAGGTTTCGTGCGACGACGCCGTGGCCGTCGAACAGGTCGTCGGGCACCTGAGTTCGCTGGGGCACGAGAAGATCGGGCTGGTCCTCGGGCCGTCGGACCACGTGCCTTCGCAGCGCAAGCTCGCGGCGTTCCAGTCGTACGCGGCGAAGCTGGGCCTACCGGTGCTGGACGAACTGGTCGAGCACGGCATGTTCTCGATCGAAGGCGGCCACGCGGCGGCGGCCCGGCTGTACCCGCGCGGCGCGACGGCGGTGCTCTGCGCGAGCGACCTGCTGGCACTGGGCGCGGTCCGCGCGGCCCGGCGGCAGGGGCTGTCGGTGCCGGAGGACGTGTCGGTGGTGGGCTACGACGACTCGGCGCTGATGAACTGCACCGACCCGCCCCTGACGACCACCCGCCAGCCGATCGAGGCCATGGGCCGCGCGGTGGTGGAGCTGCTGGTCAAGCGCATCAACGGCGGCGAGGTGGCAGCGGAGGAGCTGCTGTTCGCGCCGGAACTGGTGGTCCGCGGCTCGACGGCCCGCCGCACCGCCTGA
- a CDS encoding ABC transporter substrate-binding protein — protein sequence MSSPWSRTVSRRMLCLLTAGGLALTLAACGDGDNAAQSGGKVKITVTGQPPTSQPFERSVFDADVKEFEAAHPNIDIDPHEGFMDPKTFSAKLAGGQLEDVYYVYFTDPAQIIARHQAADITEAAKSVPHINDIKPELLDNFRDASGKLYGLPTMNYTMGLLYSKPLFQKAGLDPNKPPQTWDEVRDAAKKISALGNGVVGYADYSKNNQGGWHLTGWLYSMGGDIARKDGDKWVADFNNDKGKKALQYLHDMRWTDNSMGAKQLLEATDVQRMMGSGQLGMYMAAPDNVPVLVKQFNGKYEDYGIAGMPGGEGTLLGGEGYMVNPKASPEKIKAGLEWIQWKYLNPDRFEKHIQQYVDGKQPVGLPAEPTPDVWTGTVREQQLALKAKYANVPAQNFQSYVDTTSKIKGSIEPPNAQQIYAALDSVMQAVLTDQNANIDQQLSSAESKVNSVLAQVK from the coding sequence ATGAGCAGTCCCTGGTCCCGAACCGTCTCCCGCCGGATGTTGTGCCTGCTCACCGCGGGCGGCCTGGCGCTCACCCTGGCCGCCTGCGGTGACGGCGACAACGCCGCGCAGAGCGGTGGCAAGGTGAAGATCACGGTCACCGGGCAGCCGCCGACCAGCCAGCCGTTCGAGCGCAGCGTGTTCGACGCCGACGTCAAGGAGTTCGAGGCGGCGCACCCGAACATCGACATCGATCCGCACGAAGGCTTCATGGACCCGAAGACCTTCTCGGCGAAGCTCGCCGGCGGGCAGCTCGAAGACGTCTACTACGTCTACTTCACCGACCCCGCGCAGATCATCGCGCGCCACCAGGCCGCCGACATCACGGAAGCCGCGAAGAGCGTTCCGCACATCAACGACATCAAGCCGGAACTGCTCGACAACTTCCGGGACGCGAGCGGCAAGCTCTACGGCCTGCCGACGATGAACTACACGATGGGCCTGCTCTACAGCAAGCCGCTGTTCCAGAAGGCCGGGCTCGACCCGAACAAGCCGCCGCAGACCTGGGACGAGGTCCGTGACGCCGCGAAGAAGATCTCCGCGCTGGGCAACGGGGTCGTCGGGTACGCCGACTACAGCAAGAACAACCAGGGTGGCTGGCACCTGACCGGCTGGCTGTACTCGATGGGCGGCGACATCGCCCGCAAGGACGGCGACAAGTGGGTCGCCGACTTCAACAACGACAAGGGCAAGAAGGCCCTCCAGTACCTGCACGACATGCGCTGGACCGACAACTCGATGGGCGCCAAGCAGCTGCTCGAAGCCACCGACGTGCAGCGGATGATGGGCTCCGGCCAGCTCGGCATGTACATGGCCGCCCCGGACAACGTCCCGGTGCTGGTCAAGCAGTTCAACGGCAAGTACGAGGACTACGGCATCGCGGGCATGCCCGGCGGCGAAGGCACCCTGCTCGGCGGCGAGGGCTACATGGTCAACCCGAAGGCCTCGCCGGAGAAGATCAAGGCCGGCCTCGAGTGGATCCAGTGGAAGTACCTGAACCCGGACCGCTTCGAGAAGCACATCCAGCAGTACGTCGACGGCAAGCAGCCGGTCGGCCTGCCCGCCGAGCCGACCCCCGACGTCTGGACCGGCACCGTCCGCGAGCAGCAGCTGGCGCTGAAGGCCAAGTACGCCAACGTTCCCGCGCAGAACTTCCAGTCCTACGTGGACACCACCAGCAAGATCAAGGGCAGCATCGAGCCACCGAACGCGCAGCAGATCTACGCCGCACTCGACAGCGTCATGCAGGCGGTCCTGACCGACCAGAACGCCAACATCGACCAGCAGCTTTCCTCGGCCGAATCCAAGGTCAACAGTGTCCTCGCCCAGGTCAAGTAG
- a CDS encoding carbohydrate ABC transporter permease, with protein sequence MSSPRSSSLLAWPATSSSRARRPAVSQEDRRRTRLKRKLKENLTAYGLLCAALVVFALFSWYPIVRGVLLSFQQVDFVNAPTWVGFDNFAKLFEDPLFGVAWRNTLLFTGLALVFGFAVPFLTAVLLNEIRHAKAFFRLAVYLPVMLPPVVTALMWKWFYDPGPGLFNSALGAVGLPGGQWLDSSGTAMLSLVFVSTWANMGSTTLIYLAALGTIPGELYEAAELDGAGLWKRLRHVTFPQTRFVLLVLLLLQVVATMQVFTEPYVMTGGGPDDSTVTVLLLLYRYAFVYNDFGSASAMSLLLFVALGVFSAWYVRLTRKADQS encoded by the coding sequence GTGTCCTCGCCCAGGTCAAGTAGCCTCCTCGCCTGGCCCGCGACGTCGTCGTCGCGGGCCAGGCGCCCGGCTGTTTCGCAAGAAGACCGCCGCCGCACCAGGCTCAAGCGCAAGCTCAAGGAAAACCTCACCGCGTACGGGCTCTTGTGCGCCGCGCTGGTGGTGTTCGCGCTGTTCTCCTGGTACCCGATCGTGCGCGGCGTGCTGCTGAGCTTCCAGCAGGTCGACTTCGTCAACGCGCCGACGTGGGTCGGGTTCGACAACTTCGCGAAGCTGTTCGAAGACCCGCTGTTCGGCGTCGCCTGGCGCAACACCCTGCTGTTCACCGGGCTCGCGCTGGTCTTCGGGTTCGCCGTCCCGTTCCTCACCGCCGTGCTGCTCAACGAGATCCGGCACGCGAAGGCGTTCTTCCGGCTCGCCGTCTACCTCCCGGTGATGCTGCCGCCGGTGGTCACGGCGTTGATGTGGAAGTGGTTCTACGACCCGGGTCCCGGCCTGTTCAACTCCGCGCTCGGCGCGGTCGGCCTGCCGGGCGGGCAGTGGCTCGACTCGTCCGGCACGGCGATGCTGTCGCTGGTCTTCGTCTCGACGTGGGCCAACATGGGCAGCACCACGCTGATCTACCTGGCCGCGCTCGGCACGATCCCCGGCGAGCTCTACGAAGCCGCCGAACTCGACGGCGCCGGGCTGTGGAAACGCCTGCGGCACGTGACTTTCCCGCAGACGCGGTTCGTCCTGCTCGTGCTCCTGCTGCTGCAGGTCGTCGCGACCATGCAGGTGTTCACCGAGCCGTACGTGATGACCGGCGGCGGGCCGGACGACTCGACGGTCACCGTGCTCCTGCTGCTCTACCGCTACGCCTTCGTCTACAACGACTTCGGCTCGGCGAGCGCGATGAGCCTGCTGCTGTTCGTGGCGCTGGGCGTGTTCTCGGCGTGGTACGTCCGGCTGACGCGGAAGGCGGACCAGTCATGA